One segment of Scyliorhinus torazame isolate Kashiwa2021f chromosome 14, sScyTor2.1, whole genome shotgun sequence DNA contains the following:
- the LOC140389890 gene encoding putative coiled-coil domain-containing protein 195 → MDSNKRLMQIIGEMRSDMKKLESENKALRVKLSQSGRRAEILEKATISALQQQLKTDEVLTHANLRRNISAPELEGEGRDNAMTVRRYSISSLHAFTVGNKHQKSLDQTPTYRKSEQEEPRSTAPTQPCTIMKLAKSQGILAQLPDTKTSEENYPQRTNLKEYVHKCKFKMKSVTFLLPVDVASHPEKEGSSQRPGDQNCNQLSPILENDS, encoded by the exons ATGGACAGCAACAAGCGCCTCATGCAGATCATCGGAGAAATGCGTTCTGACATGAAGAAACTGGAGTCAGAAAACAAGGCCCTGAGGGTGAAATTAAGTCAGTCTGGGAGAAGAGCAGAGATATTGGAAAAGGCGACCATTTCCGCTCTCCAACAGCAGCTGAAAACCGATGAGGTGTTAACGCACGCCAATTTGCGGAGGAATATCTCCGCCCCCGAGCTGGAAGGAGAAGGCAGAG ATAATGCAATGACCGTTAGACGCTACTCCATATCATCGTTACATGCCTTCACTGTGGGTAATAAACATCAGAAATCTCTTGATCAAACCCCAACCTATCGAAAGAGTGAGCAAGAGGAGCCAAGATCAACAGCACCAACTCAACCTTGCACAATAATGAAACTCGCTAAAAGCCAAGGAATTCTTGCGCAATTGCCAGACACTAAGACCTCTGAAGAGAACTATCCTCAAAGGACAAACTTGAAAGAATATGTTCATAAGTGCAA ATTTAAAATGAAGTCTGTAACATTTCTTTTGCCTGTGGATGTTGCATCTCATCCTGAAAAGGAAGGTTCTTCTCAGCGCCCAGGGGATCAGAATTGCAATCAGCTGTCTCCTATTCTGGAAAACGATTCTTAA